One genomic region from Candidatus Cloacimonadota bacterium encodes:
- a CDS encoding T9SS type A sorting domain-containing protein codes for KLRFAILLILPFMPLSLIYAVNDMPIVAFFQGEHHQSSFGRSMVSLDFNHDGYDDLAICSSGYGYIYPGTIHRGHGKLYIYFGTNGFNSNTSPALTYEGTYDSTRVGRQIKGIFRVGDVSGDGFDDLCVYVEDHISWNESYKKLLFFYGGTANLDNPDYVIELFGSVYQFGWVYRLGDFNGDGCEDMGFDYMHYPSYQIRQSIIYGGSFQEKVVSNGEASYSYSCSIHGIGDINNDGYADFTTAFATPATNPTHNLIRLYYGNAAGNIDNPITLIYCQYGVSRGSKPLGDMNGDGYDDFMGYITDEGMHAWLGGTNINYAVPDFDMDPPWYGGEFQRSLEHGDFNNDGYEDAVGAKFGSGFAVWLGKQNVNGTADYIQYNPGYENYGYSLVTGDFNADGYDDIAIAASHEYDPWPSGNFNGYVWVYGGNAELEDTTVGVEDYLTPAVGAPERLRVFPNPARTGDVVTLSYEGAPPLKSEHCEVRLFNIKGQELYSGRASRHHKGQGFDLSKEALDRLPAGIYLISLNPGNGKTATARLVVAE; via the coding sequence GAAAGTTACGATTTGCGATTCTCCTGATCCTGCCGTTCATGCCTCTGAGCCTCATTTATGCAGTCAACGATATGCCCATCGTTGCTTTCTTTCAGGGAGAGCATCATCAGTCTAGTTTTGGACGCTCAATGGTTTCTTTGGATTTTAACCATGATGGATATGACGATTTGGCAATATGTTCATCAGGTTACGGTTACATTTACCCTGGGACAATACATAGAGGACATGGAAAGCTCTATATATATTTTGGAACCAATGGATTCAACTCTAACACTTCTCCAGCATTAACTTATGAAGGCACTTACGATAGTACAAGGGTTGGCAGACAAATAAAAGGTATCTTCAGGGTTGGAGATGTCAGTGGAGATGGCTTTGATGATCTCTGTGTGTACGTAGAAGACCACATATCCTGGAACGAGAGTTATAAAAAACTGCTCTTTTTCTACGGAGGCACCGCCAATCTGGATAATCCTGATTATGTGATAGAACTATTTGGTAGCGTCTATCAGTTTGGTTGGGTGTATCGGTTAGGGGATTTTAACGGTGATGGTTGCGAAGACATGGGATTCGATTACATGCATTATCCTTCCTATCAGATTAGACAGTCAATTATATATGGAGGGTCATTTCAAGAAAAAGTTGTTTCTAATGGAGAAGCAAGTTATTCTTACTCATGTTCAATCCATGGCATCGGTGACATCAACAACGATGGCTACGCTGATTTTACCACGGCATTTGCCACTCCGGCCACAAATCCAACCCACAACCTGATCCGTCTTTATTATGGCAATGCTGCCGGGAATATTGATAATCCGATAACGCTTATCTATTGCCAGTATGGCGTCTCCAGGGGCAGCAAACCCCTGGGGGACATGAATGGCGACGGTTATGACGACTTCATGGGATACATTACTGATGAGGGGATGCATGCCTGGCTGGGTGGAACGAACATCAACTACGCTGTGCCTGATTTTGATATGGACCCGCCTTGGTATGGCGGAGAGTTTCAACGCTCGCTGGAGCATGGCGATTTCAATAACGATGGTTACGAAGACGCGGTTGGAGCGAAATTTGGGAGCGGGTTCGCGGTCTGGCTGGGCAAACAAAATGTCAACGGAACTGCTGATTATATACAGTACAACCCGGGGTATGAGAACTACGGCTATAGCCTGGTAACCGGAGATTTCAATGCCGATGGTTATGACGACATAGCCATAGCCGCATCACATGAATACGATCCCTGGCCAAGCGGCAATTTCAATGGTTATGTTTGGGTTTATGGAGGCAATGCCGAGCTTGAGGATACAACCGTCGGGGTTGAAGACTATCTCACGCCTGCAGTCGGGGCTCCGGAACGGCTCAGGGTGTTCCCCAATCCGGCCAGGACAGGGGATGTAGTCACACTCAGCTATGAAGGCGCGCCGCCGCTGAAAAGCGAACATTGTGAGGTCAGGCTGTTCAACATCAAGGGACAGGAGCTGTATTCCGGCAGGGCCAGCAGGCATCACAAAGGGCAAGGCTTTGATCTCTCCAAAGAGGCTCTGGACCGTTTGCCCGCCGGGATTTACCTTATCAGCCTGAATCCTGGTAACGGCAAAACCGCCACTGCCAGGCTTGTGGTGGCTGAATAA
- the mtaB gene encoding tRNA (N(6)-L-threonylcarbamoyladenosine(37)-C(2))-methylthiotransferase MtaB, whose amino-acid sequence MIRVAIATLGCKTNAYESAVIAAQFPLGEYSAVPFSDEADVYIINTCTVTGRTDFKSRNLIRKALARKAQNPAVKIVVTGCFAQRNPDEIRDLGPIDLIVDNQNKPDIAHFLNATDNCFQDIMLCRDFAYRSVTRMVEHSRAFQKIQDGCDFRCAYCAVPYGRGNSRSASFADVLGQARLFVANGYREIVLGGVNLGFYRDGTHGLAEVVEALQELDRLDLVRLSSLEPMLFTPELIERISRCDKLCPHFHIPLQSGCDSVLERMGRHYQTSEFKELIASILQTWPDAAIGLDVIAGFPSETEAEFQITLDLLSELDIAYLHAFTFSRRWGTPADTLPGQIPNLVKNRRVKQLTALSDAKKRAYTQMLLESKTPLRGVCEKVANGLATCLSDHFIRAYAAGDYTPGSLLKGIPSKLWEDGLLLEPTPGQI is encoded by the coding sequence ATGATCCGCGTCGCCATAGCCACGCTGGGCTGTAAAACCAACGCCTATGAATCCGCTGTCATCGCGGCCCAGTTCCCGCTTGGCGAATACAGCGCCGTTCCCTTCTCAGACGAAGCCGATGTTTATATCATCAACACCTGCACGGTAACAGGAAGGACAGATTTCAAGAGCCGCAACCTTATCCGTAAGGCTCTGGCCCGCAAAGCCCAAAACCCCGCCGTGAAGATCGTGGTGACCGGCTGCTTTGCCCAGCGCAACCCTGATGAGATCAGGGACCTGGGACCAATAGACCTAATCGTGGACAACCAGAACAAGCCCGATATCGCCCATTTTCTCAATGCGACAGACAACTGCTTTCAGGACATAATGCTCTGTCGGGATTTCGCTTACCGTTCCGTGACCCGGATGGTCGAGCACAGCCGCGCCTTCCAGAAAATACAGGATGGTTGCGATTTCCGCTGCGCCTACTGCGCGGTGCCTTACGGACGCGGAAACAGCCGTTCCGCCAGCTTTGCCGATGTGCTTGGCCAAGCCCGGCTTTTCGTGGCCAACGGATACCGCGAGATCGTGCTCGGTGGAGTCAATTTGGGCTTTTACAGAGATGGAACCCACGGCCTGGCTGAGGTTGTGGAAGCCCTGCAGGAGCTCGATAGACTTGATCTCGTCCGCCTCAGTTCGCTCGAGCCAATGCTCTTTACCCCTGAGTTGATAGAGAGAATCAGCCGTTGCGACAAACTCTGCCCCCACTTCCACATCCCTCTTCAAAGCGGTTGCGACAGCGTGCTGGAGCGCATGGGCAGACATTATCAAACCTCTGAATTCAAGGAACTGATCGCCAGCATTCTGCAAACCTGGCCGGACGCGGCAATTGGGCTCGACGTGATCGCGGGTTTCCCTTCCGAAACGGAAGCCGAGTTCCAAATCACCCTGGATCTCCTCTCCGAGCTCGACATCGCCTATCTGCACGCCTTTACGTTTTCCCGTCGTTGGGGCACCCCCGCGGACACCCTGCCGGGCCAGATCCCGAATCTGGTCAAAAACCGCCGGGTGAAGCAGCTTACAGCTTTGAGCGATGCAAAGAAGCGAGCTTACACCCAGATGCTGCTGGAAAGCAAAACTCCTCTCCGCGGCGTCTGCGAAAAGGTTGCCAATGGCCTTGCCACCTGTCTTTCCGACCATTTCATCCGCGCCTACGCTGCCGGCGATTATACTCCTGGCTCCCTGTTGAAGGGCATCCCCAGCAAGTTATGGGAGGATGGGCTGCTGCTGGAACCCACGCCCGGCCAAATCTGA
- a CDS encoding phosphoribosylglycinamide formyltransferase — MERVASKAWRIAVLTSGHGRGSNLRALYKAFTKNSLPLKIAFATASSGKAPVVQLCSDLGLPCHILNPRCQETLENRLLELCLEERIELIALAGFMKLLSPAFLDRTGIPVLNIHPALLPKYGGQGMYGIRVHEAVFDAGERFSGATVHLVDPIYDHGEIIAQGQVDISDCHSPEAIAAKVLEIEHGIYARAIYRFLRRKFT; from the coding sequence ATGGAAAGAGTTGCATCTAAAGCCTGGAGAATAGCGGTCCTTACCAGCGGACATGGCCGCGGCTCCAATCTGCGTGCGCTGTACAAGGCTTTTACCAAGAACAGCTTGCCGCTGAAGATAGCCTTTGCCACTGCTTCGAGCGGCAAAGCTCCGGTTGTGCAGCTCTGTTCTGATCTGGGATTGCCCTGCCATATACTTAATCCGCGCTGCCAGGAGACCCTTGAAAACCGGCTGCTGGAGCTTTGCCTTGAGGAACGGATCGAACTGATTGCCCTGGCCGGTTTCATGAAGCTGCTCTCCCCCGCTTTTCTTGACCGGACCGGAATTCCGGTGCTGAACATCCATCCCGCTTTACTGCCCAAATATGGAGGACAGGGGATGTACGGCATCAGGGTACACGAGGCTGTTTTCGACGCCGGAGAGCGCTTTTCCGGCGCCACCGTGCATCTGGTTGACCCTATATATGACCACGGCGAAATCATTGCCCAGGGGCAGGTTGACATCTCGGACTGCCATTCGCCGGAAGCTATCGCCGCCAAGGTCCTGGAGATCGAGCACGGAATCTACGCCCGGGCGATTTACAGGTTCCTGCGTCGGAAATTCACATGA
- the aspS gene encoding aspartate--tRNA ligase, with product MLDNLTNLRRTHYCGELTIQNVGETVTVMGWVNKRRDLGGLIFIDLRDLKGLLQVVIRPEAEKIFRKAEKLRNEYVVAVTGTVSARDPQNINPNLPTGAIEIIATGIFILNDCQPLPIQLTEVAMAEEDLRLSYRYLDLRRPALQKVILTRHRIVKSIRDFLCEEGFYEIETPILMKSTPEGARDYLVPSRVQPGKFYALPQSPQMFKQLLMIGGFDRYFQIARCFRDEDLRADRQPEFTQLDIELSFVTQGQIFDLLERMLACLFKEVLDIEIQLPFPRLGYQEAMERFGCDKPDLRFGLELKDLSESLRGSEFQVFKSALQAGGVIKALAIPGGADYSRKQQDELVEVARHNGGKGIAFAKVVDGALEAGISKFLTPAEAKDIIRITEAASGDLIAIVADSYDMTAKVLAALRNEVAIRQKLIPENLFSFAWITDFPLFAYNDEEQRWEPAHHMFSLPREEHIPWLDQPEKYGQIIGQLYDLVCNGMELSSGSIRCHRYDLQKKIFDILGFSEDELKERFGFFLEALKYGTPPHGGIAPGIDRLVMIMTGAESIRDVIAFPKTLKAADLMSGAPSEVPEIQWKELHLKPGE from the coding sequence ATGTTGGATAACTTAACTAATCTCAGGAGAACACATTATTGCGGCGAACTCACCATCCAAAACGTGGGTGAAACGGTCACCGTGATGGGTTGGGTGAACAAACGCCGCGATTTGGGTGGCCTTATCTTCATCGATCTGCGCGACCTGAAAGGCCTGCTGCAGGTCGTGATCCGGCCTGAAGCGGAGAAGATTTTCCGCAAGGCTGAGAAACTCCGCAACGAATATGTGGTAGCTGTCACCGGCACCGTCTCAGCCCGCGATCCCCAAAACATCAATCCCAATCTGCCAACCGGTGCGATCGAGATCATCGCCACCGGCATTTTTATCCTCAACGACTGTCAGCCTCTGCCCATCCAGCTTACGGAAGTGGCAATGGCCGAAGAGGACCTGCGACTCAGCTACCGTTATCTGGACCTGCGCCGTCCCGCGCTGCAAAAGGTGATCCTAACCCGCCACCGGATCGTGAAAAGCATCCGCGACTTCCTCTGCGAAGAAGGTTTTTACGAAATCGAAACCCCCATCCTGATGAAGAGCACACCTGAAGGCGCGCGCGACTATCTGGTTCCCAGCCGGGTCCAGCCGGGCAAATTTTACGCTTTGCCGCAATCACCCCAGATGTTTAAACAACTCCTGATGATTGGCGGTTTCGACCGCTATTTCCAAATCGCACGCTGCTTCCGCGATGAGGACCTCCGGGCCGACCGCCAGCCGGAATTTACCCAACTGGACATCGAACTTAGTTTCGTTACCCAGGGACAGATTTTCGACCTTCTGGAACGCATGTTGGCCTGTCTATTCAAAGAGGTCCTGGATATCGAAATCCAACTCCCCTTCCCGCGTCTGGGCTATCAGGAGGCGATGGAGCGCTTTGGCTGCGACAAGCCTGACCTGCGCTTCGGCCTGGAATTGAAGGATCTAAGTGAAAGCCTGCGAGGATCTGAGTTCCAGGTTTTCAAAAGCGCCCTGCAAGCAGGCGGCGTGATCAAGGCCCTGGCCATCCCCGGCGGCGCCGATTACAGCCGCAAACAGCAGGACGAACTGGTGGAAGTGGCCCGCCATAACGGCGGCAAGGGCATCGCATTTGCCAAAGTGGTGGATGGCGCTCTGGAAGCCGGCATCAGCAAGTTTCTCACCCCAGCTGAGGCGAAGGACATCATCCGAATCACGGAAGCCGCATCCGGAGACCTTATCGCCATCGTGGCAGATTCTTACGATATGACGGCCAAGGTCTTGGCAGCCCTTAGAAACGAAGTGGCTATAAGGCAAAAGCTGATCCCGGAAAACCTGTTTTCTTTCGCCTGGATCACCGATTTCCCGCTTTTCGCCTACAATGATGAAGAGCAGCGCTGGGAGCCGGCCCACCACATGTTCTCCCTGCCCCGTGAGGAACACATTCCCTGGCTGGACCAGCCTGAAAAATACGGCCAAATCATCGGCCAACTCTACGATCTGGTCTGCAACGGCATGGAGCTTTCCTCCGGCAGCATCCGCTGCCACCGCTACGACCTGCAGAAAAAGATTTTCGACATCCTGGGCTTCAGCGAAGATGAACTTAAGGAACGCTTCGGCTTCTTCCTGGAAGCCCTCAAATACGGGACCCCGCCTCATGGCGGCATTGCGCCAGGGATAGACCGTTTGGTGATGATCATGACCGGAGCTGAATCCATCCGCGACGTGATCGCCTTTCCCAAAACCCTGAAGGCAGCGGACCTCATGAGCGGCGCGCCTTCTGAGGTGCCCGAAATCCAATGGAAAGAGTTGCATCTAAAGCCTGGAGAATAG